In the Trichoderma atroviride chromosome 4, complete sequence genome, AATGAGCCCATCGAGGAGATGGGAGGCGTCGATGACTACGAACACGAAGGCGATGATACCGGCGTCGACATTGACTTTGGCGACCTCGAAATGTTCGACAGCAACGCGTCTCAGCTTCCTTTCTTGACACAGGAGCCTCAATCTGTGAAATCCGAGGAGCCTGCGTTTCCTACGTCTAGCGATAGTACGAAGCGCGATAAGActaaaaagaagaagaagaagaagtctcCACTGCAGACTGCCGAAGTTGCTGGCGACCAACCAACTGAAGCAGATCTCGATGTACCGAacggccttgaagatgcaACTACAGATATGGATGCATTGGATTTGACACCTGTCCCATCAacacaaaagaagaagaaaagaaagacgtcTGATTCTGCGGACGGCAAGCGacataaaaaaaggaaaggccTTGAGGATGGCGATACAACTGCCAGTCAGCATACACAAGAAGAGACTGAAGATGCGGATGCTAGAAACACTGCTACCAGCTTCTTGTTCGCGGATAAGAATGCTTCTAGTCAACTCCTTGATGCTGTCATCGAGGACGACCAGATGTCACCTAGCATTGCTCTTGCTCGCCGGCGGAGCCAGACTCGCTCGAGAGAAAATAGTGTATCCAGAGCTCAAGTCGCTCCCATGGCCCCCATGGCAATTGATATTTCAGCTCCTGAAGAAGCTCCAAAGAGCCAAGAGGCGGCAACCGAAAACCATAAAGAGGACCGTGACGTTGAAGACCTTGCGCGAGAAGCATGGAGAGAACACGTCAACAGCCAAAGCGGAATTGCTTCTGTCGCGAGCAAAGTGGAACCTGGTTCTCAAGATCCTGCCGAAACAGAGGAGCAGCCGGATGCAACGCCGCGAAGGCGCTCTGCAAGAACGAAGAAACCAAAACCCACCTCGCTTTCACAAGCTCTGGAAACAACCGAGACTCCTGCCAGGAAGAACCGCCGAGTTCTTGAAGAGCTCCCGTCTCCCTCTGCCAATActccaaagccaagagcACGATCTAAGCGGGCTACACAGAAACCGCGGAAAGCGACGGAAAAGACCTCCGACGACGATCTTGAAAACGAAGAATCTGAGAAACCTGTTAGGAGAGCATCTAATTTAGGAGAAAACTACACACAAGGGCGATTTACGGATGCTGAATTCGATGGCATTAACCAAGCTATTGAATCCTTCCGAA is a window encoding:
- a CDS encoding uncharacterized protein (EggNog:ENOG41) — encoded protein: MAAEIDNEPIEEMGGVDDYEHEGDDTGVDIDFGDLEMFDSNASQLPFLTQEPQSVKSEEPAFPTSSDSTKRDKTKKKKKKKSPLQTAEVAGDQPTEADLDVPNGLEDATTDMDALDLTPVPSTQKKKKRKTSDSADGKRHKKRKGLEDGDTTASQHTQEETEDADARNTATSFLFADKNASSQLLDAVIEDDQMSPSIALARRRSQTRSRENSVSRAQVAPMAPMAIDISAPEEAPKSQEAATENHKEDRDVEDLAREAWREHVNSQSGIASVASKVEPGSQDPAETEEQPDATPRRRSARTKKPKPTSLSQALETTETPARKNRRVLEELPSPSANTPKPRARSKRATQKPRKATEKTSDDDLENEESEKPVRRASNLGENYTQGRFTDAEFDGINQAIESFRNEYGLTQVQVNEMIQAPGGTTAGSDHARLWYRLFEACPDRKRQKVINVARKKFHNFVARGKWTPEQDAELSALIDVNGTAWSRIAAIINRHPEDVRDRYRNYIVCGANQRRDVWNEEEEARLTEYVKEAMEAIDELRRDAPPDYSAAEIVRGINRLAKYQREDGEDTQSTAMHYKVESHAESHFRKEEGEEELRG